The following nucleotide sequence is from uncultured Roseateles sp..
GGCATGCTGCGCGGCGATCTGGGCCTGAGCTATGCCTACAGCACGCCGGTGCTGGATCTGATTCTGGAGCGCCTGGCCCTGACCGTGCCGCTGGCGCTGATGGCGATGGGGCTGAGCACGGTGCTGGCGCTGGCCGCTGGCCTGTATGCCGCTGCGCACCACAGGAAATTCGGTGACACCGGCCTGATGGCCCTCAGCCAGCTGGGCATAGCCATCCCCAACTTCTGGTTCGCCATCCTCTTGATCTGGGTCTTCGCGGTCAAGCTGCAGTGGTTTGCCGCTGGTGGCTTTCCGGGCTGGAGCGAGGACGATGGCGGCGGCCTGTGGCCAGGCCTGCAGGCGCTGGTGCTGCCGGCCGTGGCGCTGGCCGTGGTGCAGGCGGCGATTCTGGCGCGCATCACCCGCTCGGCGGTGCTGGAGGTGCTGCGCGAAGACTTTGTGCGCACTGCCCGCGCCAAGGGCCTGAGCCGGCGCGCCGCGCTGTGGGGCCATGTCTTGCGCAACGCGATGATTCCGGTCGTCACCATCATGGGCCTGCAGTTCGCCAATCTGCTGGCCGGCACCATCGTGGTCGAGAACGTGTTCTATCTGCCGGGGTTGGGGCGGCTGATCTTCCAGGCGATTGCCAACCGCGACCTGGCCGTGGTGCGCAACTGCGTGCTGCTGCTCGCCGGCCTGGTGGTGGTGGTCAACTTCCTGGTCGATCTGCTCTACGCGGTGATAGACCCGCGCATCAAGGTATCCGGCCTGTGAGAATGCACAAGAGTTTTGTAATCGGCGCCCTGCTGACCTCGCTGGTGGCGCTGGCGGCCCTGCTGTCCCTGGTCTGGACGCCCTGGCCGCCCTACGAGATCGACATGGCGGCCAAGCTGCAGCCTGCGTCAAGCGGCCACTGGCTGGGCACCGACGTGCTGGGCCGCGATGTGCTGACCCTGATACTGGTCGGCGCGCGCAACTCCATCCTCGTCGGCGTGATCGCGGTGGGCATAGGCCTGCTGGCTGGCGGCCTGCTGGGCCTGTGGGTGGCGGCGCGGCGCGGCTGGATCGAAGAAGCCATCATGCGGCTCAGCGACTTCACCTTCGCCTTCCCGGCCCTGCTGTCGGCCATCATGATGACGGCGGTGTTCGGGCCCGGCATCGTCAACTCCATCATCGCCATCGGCATCCACAACATTCCGACCTTTGCCCGCGTCACCCGCGCCTCGGCCAATGCCGTCTGGTCGCGGGACTATTGTCTTGCCGCCCGCGCCGCCGGCAAGGGCCCGGTGCGCATCAGCATCGAGCACGTGCTGCCCAATATCCTGTCGGTGCTGATCGTGCAGGGTACGATCCAGTTCGCGCTGGCGATTCTGGCCGAGGCGGCGCTGTCCTATCTGGGCCTGGGCACGCAGCCGCCCCAGCCCTCCTGGGGCCGCATGCTCAGCGAGGCGCAGACGCTGCTGTTCCAGGCGCCGCAGCTGGCCGTCTATCCGGGCCTGGCCATCATGCTGGCCGTGCTGGGGCTGAACCTGCTCGGTGACGGCCTGCGCGACATGCTGGACCCCAAGCTGGCGAGGGCACGATGACGGCCCTGCTCGAAGTCAGCGATCTGCGCGTGCGCCTGCAAACCGCCGCCGGCCCGGCCGAGGCGGTGCGGGGCTTGAGCTTTGCGCTGCAGGCCGGCGAGACGCTGGGCCTGGTGGGAGAGTCGGGCTGCGGCAAATCGCTGACGGCGCTGGCCCTGATGGGCCTGCTGCCCGAGGGCGCCGAGATCGAGGGCAGCCTGCGCTTCAAGGGCCAGGACTTGCTGGCGCTCGACGATCAGGCCTACAGCCGGCTGCGCGGTGATCGCATTGCGATGATCTTCCAGGAGCCGATGACGGCGCTGAACCCGCTGCACCGCATCGGCCGCCAGGTGGCCGAGCCGCTGGTGCTGCACAAGGGGCTGTCACGTACCGAAGCGATGAAGGAGGCGGTGCGCCTGCTCGACCGGGTGGGCCTGCCCGACGCACGGCGCCGCGCCGAGGCCTATCCGCACCAGCTGTCCGGCGGCCAGCGCCAGCGCGTGGGCATTGCCATGGCCCTGGCCTGCGGGCCCGAACTCCTGATCGCCGACGAGCCGACCACGGCGCTGGACGTGACGATTCAGGGCCAGATACTGGAGTTGATTGCCGGGCTGGTGGATGAGCGCGGCATGGGGCTGATCCTGATCTCCCACGACCTGGGCGTGATTGCCGAGAATGTGCGGTCCATGCTGGTGATGTATGGCGGCCAGGCCGTCGAGGCTGGGCCCACGGCGGCGGTGTTCGAGCGCATGGGGCATCCATACACCCAGGGCCTGTTCGCTGCCCGGCCGCGGCTGGGCGTTTCGCGCGGCCAGCGCCTGCAGACGATTGCCGGCACCGTGCCCGGGCTGCGCCAGTTGCCCGCCGGCTGCGCCTTCGCCGCGCGCTGCGCGCTCGCCGAGGACGGCTGCCGGCGCGTCGCGCCGTCGGCCGAGCGGCTGGATCAGGGCCATGAGGTGCGCTGCCTGCGCCTGGCCGAGTCGCTGCGCCGGGCGCCTCAGTTGCAGGGACCTCCATGGTGATGCTGCTGCAGGCCCAAGCGCTGGTGCGCCACTACCCGCTGCCGCGCGAGCGCCTGTGGGGGCCTGCCCCCAGGGTGGAGGCGCTGAATGGCGTCAGCTTCACGCTGGAGGCGGGCAAGAGCCTCGGTGTGGTGGGAGAGTCGGGTTCGGGCAAATCGACCCTGGCGCGGGCGGTGATGGCGCTGGAGCCGCTGGATGGCGGCACGGTCACGCTGCAGGGTCAGGACCTGCACCGGCTGGGCCGGGCCGAGTTGCGGCTGGCGCGCCAGCATGTCCAGATGGTGTTCCAGGACCCCTACGGCTCGCTGGACCCGCGCCAGACGGTGGGCCGCATCGTCGCCGAGCCCTTGAGCGCCTTGAGCGGCGCGCTGCTGGTGGACCTGCCGACACAGCGCA
It contains:
- a CDS encoding ABC transporter permease — protein: MTLFLLKRLATLALTLLGASAVVFLVLEILPGNAAQVLMGTEATPEAVAALAARLGLDAPPLQRYGAWLMGMLRGDLGLSYAYSTPVLDLILERLALTVPLALMAMGLSTVLALAAGLYAAAHHRKFGDTGLMALSQLGIAIPNFWFAILLIWVFAVKLQWFAAGGFPGWSEDDGGGLWPGLQALVLPAVALAVVQAAILARITRSAVLEVLREDFVRTARAKGLSRRAALWGHVLRNAMIPVVTIMGLQFANLLAGTIVVENVFYLPGLGRLIFQAIANRDLAVVRNCVLLLAGLVVVVNFLVDLLYAVIDPRIKVSGL
- a CDS encoding ABC transporter permease; translation: MHKSFVIGALLTSLVALAALLSLVWTPWPPYEIDMAAKLQPASSGHWLGTDVLGRDVLTLILVGARNSILVGVIAVGIGLLAGGLLGLWVAARRGWIEEAIMRLSDFTFAFPALLSAIMMTAVFGPGIVNSIIAIGIHNIPTFARVTRASANAVWSRDYCLAARAAGKGPVRISIEHVLPNILSVLIVQGTIQFALAILAEAALSYLGLGTQPPQPSWGRMLSEAQTLLFQAPQLAVYPGLAIMLAVLGLNLLGDGLRDMLDPKLARAR
- a CDS encoding ABC transporter ATP-binding protein; protein product: MTALLEVSDLRVRLQTAAGPAEAVRGLSFALQAGETLGLVGESGCGKSLTALALMGLLPEGAEIEGSLRFKGQDLLALDDQAYSRLRGDRIAMIFQEPMTALNPLHRIGRQVAEPLVLHKGLSRTEAMKEAVRLLDRVGLPDARRRAEAYPHQLSGGQRQRVGIAMALACGPELLIADEPTTALDVTIQGQILELIAGLVDERGMGLILISHDLGVIAENVRSMLVMYGGQAVEAGPTAAVFERMGHPYTQGLFAARPRLGVSRGQRLQTIAGTVPGLRQLPAGCAFAARCALAEDGCRRVAPSAERLDQGHEVRCLRLAESLRRAPQLQGPPW